One Pirellulales bacterium genomic window, GTTTTTTGCCGGGGGTGTTTCAGGGATCGGCGCTCAACGCGCAAGGGGCGCCGATCAACAACCTGTATCGCCGCGACACGATGACCGACGCGCAGCAGCGCGCGCAGATCGACTACGTGCAGCAACTCAACCAGCGGCACCTGGCGGAGAACCCGGCCGACGCCGAACTGGCCGCGCGGATCGAGAGTTTTGAACTGGCGTACCGCATGCAGATCGCGGCGCCCGAGGCGCTCGACATCGACAGCGAGCCAGAAAACATCAAAAGCCTGTACGGGCTGGACAACCCGAAGTGCAAACATTTTGCCCGGCAGGTGCTGACCGCGCGGCGGTTGGTGGAGCGCGGGGTGCGGTTTGTGCAGATCTATTCGGGGGGCATGGAGAACGAGCGAAGCTGGGACGGGCACACCAACATCGCGCAGAATCATCGCGGCTTCGCGGGGGAGACCGATCAGCCAATCGCCGGGCTATTGACCGACCTCAAGGCCCGAGGGCTATTGGATTCGACGCTGGTGATCTGGTGCGGCGAGTTTGGCCGCTTGCCGATCGCGCAGAAGGGGAGCACGGGGCGCGACCATAATCCGCACGCCTTCACCGCGTGGCTGGCGGGGGGCGGCGCTAAGGGGGGCGCGCGGTACGGCGCCACCGACGAGATTGGCCACAAGGCGGTTGACAACCGAGTGAGCGTGAACGATTTGCACGCCACGATCTTGCACTTATTGGGCATCGATCACGAGCGGCTGACGTATCGCTACAGCGGCCGCGACTTCCGCCTGACCGATGTGGCCGGCCGCGTAGTGCATGATGTGGTGAGTTAGGCGACTGGCGCGGCGATCAGGCTTTGCCGCGATCGCCGTGGTCGTGGAACAATAGCGCGAAGAGCACCATCACCACGGCGGCGCCCGCAGCGGGCACTAGCCAGATGGCCTGCCAGTTATGCACGCTGTCGGCCGAGGTGTAGTGGTCGACGACCCAGCCAGAAATATAGGTTCCGATGAAGCCGCCCAACCCCAGGGTGACAAAGGCGATGAAGCCTTGCGCGGCGGCCCGGATGTTGCTATTGGCCTCGCGATCGACATAGATTTGCCCGGTGACGAAGAAGAAGTCGTAGCAGATGCCGTGCAAGATGATGCCGGCGTACAACAGCGGCATGCCGCTATTGGCGTTACCAAAGGCAAAGAACACATAGCGGGCGGCCCAACAGGCCATGCCGGTCAGCAGCATGTATTTGACACCGAGCCGCGCGAAAAACAGCGGCATGACCAACATGAAGAAGATTTCGGACATTTGTCCGTAGGTCATTTTGGCGGCTGGCTCGGCGACGCCGACCTCGTTGAGGAAGGGATTGGTCCAGGTGTAGTAGAACTGCAAGGGAATGCAGATCAGAAACGACCCGACCACAAACACCGCAAAGGGCCAACGGCGCATGAGGCTCAAGGCGTCGAGGCCAAGCACGGCGCGCCAAGTGACTTGTCCATCGGGGTTTGACGGTGGCGTATTGGGCAGCACCAGACAATACAGCCCGAGCAGTACGGAGCCGGCGGCGGCGATTTGAATTGGCAGATTCTGCGCCTCGATCTGCATGCGACCAATCAAGAGGCCCGCGGCGATCCAGCCAATCGTGCCGAGCACGCGAATGCCGGGAAACTGCTTGGCCGGGTCGCTCATGTGATGGAACGAGAGCGAATTGGTGAGCGCCAGCGTCGGCATGTAGCACAGGTAATAGGCCAAAAGCGCGATATACACGAGCGGAAACTGCTGCACCTGCGACACGGCCAGCAGAATGACGGCGCCGACCAGATGCAACACCGCCAGAATGCGTTGCGTGGCGAAAAAGCGATCGGCGACCATGCCGACAAAGAAGGGGGCGATCATCGCCGCCAGCGCCGCCGTGCCGTAGGCCAAGCCGACTTGTTGACCAGAGAACTGGAGTGTTTTGTTCAGGTAGGTGCCGAGCGTCACCCACCAGCAACCCCACACGAAGTACTGCAAGAACATCATCACCGACAAATGGGTACGCACGGTGACGGGCAGCGGCCGCACGCCGACCTCTGGCGCGCTTACCGGGTTGGAATAAGGATTGGCGTCGGCGGAGTTGGGATCTTTGGAAAAGGACATGCGGGCCTCGCGGGGCGAACCAAGTCGGCTGCGAAAACAAGGCCGCCATTCTACGAAGCCGCGCGCAGCGACAAAAGCCGCAAAACTTTGGCGATGGCGAGTTAGCGCAGGCCGGGGAGCGGAAGCTGCAAGAAGTTGCCGCGCGGATTGATGAGGCAGAGCACGATGTAGCCGATCACCAGTCCCAACAGCGCAAAGACCAGATGCCCCGCCAGGCGGGCCAGTGGTCGCAGCCAGGGATGAGGCGCCGTGGAGTCGGAGTTGGCGGCGGGTCGACTTTGCCCCAGATTCGAGGTCAAGACCGAGGCCGCCAAGGGCGAGTGGGTCTTTTCCAGATCGCCCAGGTCGAACGCGGCGTCGGATTCGTCGGCATCGTCTGGGGAAGGTTCGAACTTCAGCGCATGCGACTCGTCGTCGGGCGCGACCGTCCGTGGCGGGGCCGGCTGTTCGTCAAGCGCGGCGGGACGCGGCGATTCATCGGCGTTGAGATTGGAGTCTGTGCTCATCGCAATGCACGCCCGTCAGGTTAGACGCGTCTACGCCTAATCTACCACATGCGACTTGGGTTGGATCGTCGCCGAGCGGTTGGCCGATAGCGAACCGATCGCGATCGCGCCGGCGACCAAGATCAGCGCGGTGAGCGAACCGCTGACATCGCAGGCCCAATCGACCGCGTCCATGTCGCGCGAGACCAACGGTTGGGTCACCTCGTCGAGAAACGAGACGCAGGCGACCGCCAAAAAGATGCAGGCCGCGGCCAGCCAGGCGGGGGAGCGGTAGCCCCCTTCGGGGCGGCGGAAGATGCCGGTCGGCAGCGAAAGCAACAGCAAGGTCAGCATGCCGTAGCCAGAAAAATGCAGCACCTTGTCAAGCGAAAAGAAGGTCGGCAATTGCGGCAGGTGCAGGCGCGGCCAATGCGTGCCGAGGATCAGCATGCTGGCATAGACGGCGACGACCCCAATGGCCAGTCGGCGGCGCGAGGCGCGGGCAATCTGCAACACCGGATCGGTAGCGGCGTGGTCCAGTTCGAGCGCGGCGGCGGTAGTCGAC contains:
- a CDS encoding DUF1501 domain-containing protein → MSLSMSNDRVIVNPGPLSRRELLTKAGAGCGMLALAGLLQEQGLLGSAAAAPLALNPLAAHAGHFPAQAKNVIWLFMNGGPSQVDTWDYKPELEKRDGKELEGFDKNTGFFTDQVGPLMKSPFQFAQHGESGTWVSEIFPGMAQHVDDMALLYSCYTETNNHSPALFQINTGMSRMGFPCVGAWVTYGLGSESQNLPAFVVMYDTLGRGLPKGHAQNWGAGFLPGVFQGSALNAQGAPINNLYRRDTMTDAQQRAQIDYVQQLNQRHLAENPADAELAARIESFELAYRMQIAAPEALDIDSEPENIKSLYGLDNPKCKHFARQVLTARRLVERGVRFVQIYSGGMENERSWDGHTNIAQNHRGFAGETDQPIAGLLTDLKARGLLDSTLVIWCGEFGRLPIAQKGSTGRDHNPHAFTAWLAGGGAKGGARYGATDEIGHKAVDNRVSVNDLHATILHLLGIDHERLTYRYSGRDFRLTDVAGRVVHDVVS
- a CDS encoding nucleoside permease, which translates into the protein MSFSKDPNSADANPYSNPVSAPEVGVRPLPVTVRTHLSVMMFLQYFVWGCWWVTLGTYLNKTLQFSGQQVGLAYGTAALAAMIAPFFVGMVADRFFATQRILAVLHLVGAVILLAVSQVQQFPLVYIALLAYYLCYMPTLALTNSLSFHHMSDPAKQFPGIRVLGTIGWIAAGLLIGRMQIEAQNLPIQIAAAGSVLLGLYCLVLPNTPPSNPDGQVTWRAVLGLDALSLMRRWPFAVFVVGSFLICIPLQFYYTWTNPFLNEVGVAEPAAKMTYGQMSEIFFMLVMPLFFARLGVKYMLLTGMACWAARYVFFAFGNANSGMPLLYAGIILHGICYDFFFVTGQIYVDREANSNIRAAAQGFIAFVTLGLGGFIGTYISGWVVDHYTSADSVHNWQAIWLVPAAGAAVVMVLFALLFHDHGDRGKA
- a CDS encoding VanZ family protein; protein product: MSTTAAALELDHAATDPVLQIARASRRRLAIGVVAVYASMLILGTHWPRLHLPQLPTFFSLDKVLHFSGYGMLTLLLLSLPTGIFRRPEGGYRSPAWLAAACIFLAVACVSFLDEVTQPLVSRDMDAVDWACDVSGSLTALILVAGAIAIGSLSANRSATIQPKSHVVD